A stretch of Zymoseptoria tritici IPO323 chromosome 1, whole genome shotgun sequence DNA encodes these proteins:
- the ARP2403 gene encoding fungal specific actin related protein (A member of a fungal specific clade related to homologs of Saccharomyces cerevisiae ARP9, ARP9 is involved in transcriptional regulation, as well as a subunit of the chromatin remodeling Snf/Swi complex), translating into MATSTTPARLPLRRGPSGTLREATASPRSPHTPLLGRSTSSQFGSPGTFRVEQEDVVVYELGATHFAAGFAGESRPRCVLQFSHDTARRAGDYRQYDPQYAKLSRRWRVGGEWGIDHELYKIDLTELDLGLVEDKLERALRTAHIDYLQLDTKSRKAVLTVPSLLPNPLLELALRVLFAHYTQPPTIVVLTHPIMCCVSAGVRNALVVDIGWEETVVTAVGEFKEVSQSRSVRAGKMITREMGNLIEEGVRMRGEEDDTMKVTFEDAEDITQRMAWCQPRERSESTEQASVVQLPVPGSVPSATFPMPFDRLAEPVEKSLFQSAEQDDHNLPVHLLAYRVLLGLPADLRALCMARLIITGGASNVPGLKRRILQELSHLVFTRAWDPVENYGSATAHHEKAMKEISDNIASRRNRPSPEMPTFSPIKMPLQESVPHGDRVHDDLRDPITLAAEQEAARGKTTPITGVLRGVETLGPWAGASLVAAMRIKGVHEVEREDFAKHGLKDLGNAL; encoded by the coding sequence ATGGCCACCTCGACAACACCGGCGCGCCTGCCTTTACGCAGAGGACCCTCGGGGACTCTCCGCGAGGCGACGGCTTCACCACGATCACCGCACACGCCTTTACTGGGTCGGAGCACATCGTCGCAATTCGGCAGTCCAGGCACCTTTCGCGTCGAGCAAGAGGACGTAGTGGTATACGAGCTGGGGGCTACGCATTTCGCCGCTGGATTTGCAGGAGAAAGCCGGCCCCGATGCGTCCTACAGTTCTCGCACGACACCGCGCGGAGGGCGGGCGACTATCGACAATACGATCCTCAATACGCCAAGCTGTCACGGAGATGGAGAGTCGGAGGCGAATGGGGTATCGATCATGAACTGTACAAGATTGACCTCACAGAATTGGATCTCGGCTTGGTGGAGGACAAGCTGGAAAGAGCGCTGCGAACGGCACACATAGACTACCTTCAGCTGGACACAAAATCAAGAAAAGCTGTGCTGACTGTGCCATCATTACTGCCAAATCCGCTGCTCGAACTGGCTTTGCGTGTGTTGTTTGCACATTACACGCAACCTCCGACAATCGTGGTCTTGACCCATCCCATCATGTGCTGCGTGAGCGCCGGAGTCAGAAACGCGCTGGTGGTGGATATCGGCTGGGAAGAGACTGTTGTGACGGCGGTAGGTGAATTCAAAGAAGTTTCGCAGTCGCGGAGTGTGAGAGCTGGCAAGATGATCACAAGAGAGATGGGAAATCTTATCGAGGAAGGCGTCCGAATgcgtggagaggaggacgataCTATGAAGGTCACTTTCGAGGACGCAGAAGACATCACGCAGCGCATGGCTTGGTGTCAACCACGAGAGCGGTCGGAAAGCACGGAACAGGCAAGCGTTGTACAGCTACCAGTGCCTGGAAGTGTTCCTTCAGCTACCTTTCCCATGCCCTTTGACAGACTCGCGGAGCCAGTCGAGAAATCGTTGTTCCAATCCGCCGAACAGGACGATCACAACTTGCCGGTGCATCTCCTCGCGTATCGTGTTCTCCTCGGTCTGCCGGCTGATCTTCGCGCGCTGTGCATGGCTCGTCTGATCATAACCGGCGGAGCAAGCAACGTACCAGGCCTGAAACGCCGCATTCTGCAAGAGCTCTCGCATCTTGTGTTCACTAGAGCCTGGGATCCAGTCGAAAATTATGGCAGTGCAACAGCTCACCACGAAAAGGCCATGAAAGAGATATCGGACAACATAGCTTCTCGGCGCAATCGACCTTCTCCGGAAATGCCTACATTTTCACCTATCAAAATGCCACTACAGGAATCAGTGCCTCATGGCGATCGCGTACATGACGATCTGCGTGATCCAATCACGTTGGCTGCAGAGCAGGAGGCTGCGAGGGGGAAGACGACACCCATCACAGGCGTCCTCAGAGGCGTGGAGACTCTCGGTCCGTGGGCAGGCGCCAGTCTGGTGGCAGCGATGAGAATCAAGGGCGTGCATGAAGTCGAGAGAGAAGACTTCGCGAAGCATGGTCTGAAAGACCTGGGCAATGCGTTGTAA
- the MgSPR5 gene encoding subtilase (Peptidase S8 (pfam pf00082) with signal peptide.): MRSFFNFLAAVPAILAAPIMIERQGSDKIANSWIVRLNNDAVLAQALGPITAALGVQPTHTYDFGNFKGLSVDGVADALSLLTNVASIASIEPNTVVTTSALTSQANPPYGLARISHRQKGATNYIYDSSAGSGTYAYIIDTGIRTTHEDFGGRASLGKTFYPGQTSDGNGHGTHVAGTVGSTTYGVAKKTNLIAVKVLSDEGSGTNSDVLAGIDFAVNDAKSKGRIGKAVANLSLGGILSPTTNAAAKEAVAQGLFLAVAAGNSGAPTITSSPASEPDVCTVGASDANDERASFSNFGLLVDIFAPGVNVLSTWKDSDTSTNTISGTSMASPHICGLAAYYLALPGSGAPGEPKALCKFLQDKSTKNALGKSSLGLTVLSRNYLAYNGNGA; the protein is encoded by the exons ATGCGTTCTTTCTTCAACTTCCTCGCGGCGGTGCCAGCTATCCTGGCTGCACCTATCATGATCGAGAGACAGGGTTCTGACAAAATTGCCAACTCTTGGATCGTCCGATTGAACAACGATGCGGTCCTCGCGCAGGCGCTTGGCCCAATCACGGCGGCACTCGGTGTCCAGCCAACCCATACATACGACTTCGGCAACTTCAAGGGTCTGAGCGTCGACGGTGTCGCTGATGCCCTGAGCCTGTTGACGAACGTTGCTTCCATTGCGTCGATCGAGCCAAATACGGTCGTCACCACATCCGCGTTGACCAGCCAGGCCAACCCACCATATGGTCTCGCTCGCATTTCCCACCGTCAGAAGGGCGCAACGAACTACATCTACGATAGTTCCGCTGGAAGCGGAACCTACGCTTACATCATTGACACT GGAATTCGCACCACGCACGAGGATTTCGGCGGTCGAGCTTCTTTGGGCAAGACCTTCTACCCTGGACAAACCTCGGATGGCAATGGACACGGTACTCATGTGGCGGGCACGGTTGGAAGCACCACATACGGTGTGGCCAAGAAGACCAACCTCATTGCCGTGAAGGTTCTCTCCGACGAAGGCAGTGGTACCAACTCTGATGTGCTTGCCGGAATTGATTTCGCAGTCAATGATGCCAAGTCCAAGGGGCGCATTGGCAAGGCTGTCGCAAACTTGTCTCTCGGTGGAATCCTCTCGCCAACAACTAACGCTGCCGCAAAAGAGGCCGTCGCTCAGGGCCTCTTCCTTGCCGTCGCCGCTGGAAACTCTGGTGCTCCAACCATCACCTCCTCGCCCGCTTCTGAGCCGGATGTCTGCACTGTCGGTGCCTCTGACGCCAACGATGAGCGTGCCTCATTCTCTAACTTTGGCCTCTTGGTGGACATTTTCGCGCCCGGCGTTAATGTTCTGTCGACCTGGAAGGACAGTGATACCTCTACCAACACCATTTCGGGCACCTCAATGGCCTCTCCTCACATTTGTGGTCTTGCCGCATACTACCTTGCTCTTCCGGGCAGTGGTGCTCCCGGTGAGCCCAAGGCGCTCTGCAAGTTCCTCCAGGATAAGTCTACCAAGAATGCTCTTGGAAAGAGCTCTCTGGGTCTTACAGTGTTGAGCCGGAACTACCTCGCGTACAACGGCAACGGCGCTTAA